ATCAGTCTATTATTTTTTGTAAATTACTTACCGCAACCCCATCATTTTTCTCACAGTTTCACCTATCTTTGGAGCCAACGCTACTCCCATTCCGGAAAGCCTTACTGCACAAAATTGTCGGTCTGAAACCTGTTTTACAATCGGCGTTTTGTCTGAACCCATGGCCATAATTCCAGACCAACGCAAAGCAACTTTAAAGTCTTGATCCGGTAAGATTACTTCCCTTAAAAAGTTCTCTAAGTGATCTTGCAGAAACTCAGTAGTTTCAAAAGCAATAGTTTCCTCGGTTTTAAAATCCTGATTCCTGCCACCACCCAATAAGACTCTGTTTCCTACATTTCTAAAGTAATAAAATCCTTCATCATAGTGAAAAGTTCCCTTTAGTTTTAAATTTTCTATAGGCTCAGTAAGCAGAATCTGCCCACGTGCAGGAACGATATCTTCTTTTTCCAAAAATTTTGAGCTGAATGCATTTGTACAATGAATTAATTGATCACCATTAACAAAAACTCCATCCGAAAAATGAACACTCACTTCATTTCTTGTTTCCTGAATTTCTTTAACTTCTGTTCCAAACAAAAATTCAATCTTCAATTCATAGCATTTCTCTAAAAGTTTCTGCAGCAATTTCCCTGAATGTAAACCTCCCTCACAAGGATTTTCAACCAGAAATTGAGATTTACCCAATCCAAATTCTTTTATTTTATCCTGATTTAAAGAATAAGTTTCTTCAAGTCCTGTAATTGACTTTAGTTTGTCATTGACTTCATTGATATATAATAATGGCTCGTCATTATTTAGAATTTCATATCCTCCATTGCCTTCAAAGTCTATTTCATCATTTTTGAAATATTGTCTGATCTTCTGAAGACCATCGAACCTCATTTTAACAAGATCCAATGTTTTTTCCCAACCCATTTTCCGAGAATCGGCAATCACTTCCGTAAGGCTTCCAAAACAGGCAAACCCTGCATTTCGGGTAGAGGCTCCTAATGGCACTCTGTTTCTTTCAATAATCAATACAGATTTTTCAGGAAATTGCTCTTTAATGGAAATAGCCGTCCAGAGCCCGGAAAATCCGCCTCCAATAATGATAATATCTCTTTTACGGTAAAAAGTTTCCTGTTCCCAGATGCTGATCATAAGTAATGGGTAATGAGTGATAAATAATTGATGATAGTGGAAAGTTTGAGATGTAGAGAATAGACAAAGAAACTTGTTACATCATTACCATTTTAGTAACTAATAGCCTACCCTTTCATATCTCTTACCCCAAAGCTCGTATCTCGCCCCACTTACTAATTTTCTTTTTCCCCGTTATGATGAAATCCAATAGCACGTCTTGGTTCTTCGACTATTTTATAGGTTTCAAGTTCGCTTTTTAATGCCTGAATTCTAAAATGAAATTCATCAAAGTTATTAATGATCGCATCTGCTAAAAATCGGGCTACCTGATCAAGGTATTCTTCGGTGAGTTTTGCTGCAGCATCCCTTAACGCTCCATTGATAAGATTCTGATCAATTTTAAGTTTCTCGTTGCGGGTTCTTTGATAAAGATTTTTGATTCTTTTCTTTAAACTTTGGGTAAAATCAATCAGCATGGTATTGCTAAAGGCTTTCATCCTTGAGGCAGCATCATGCCAGAAAGGAATTTTATCTGCTTTATTATTTTTAAGAATTTTATAGAGTAAGGAATCTTCTTCAAGCCCTCTTGTCATCGCATATAAGATAATTTCGGAACGTTCGGAAGCATTAGGTGGAAATATTGGAATCATTACATCAAATCTCCCCGGAGCTAGGATTTCTTCATCAATTTCGGATACTGAATTGGCTGAACCTACCATTAAAACGCCTTCTTTCTCAAATTTTCCAATATAATGAAGGATCAATTCTTGTGCTTCAAGATTACAAGATGCAACATCCGTATCGGCTTTTCTTTGCATCATAATTTCATCAAAATCATCAAGGAAGAGCAACATTTTATTTTCTTTCAACATGGATAAAAGAAAGTCACTGAAATTGATTTGATTTCCATCAATCAATGAAGTGCTCAGGTAATGTTTTTTCACTTCTTTGAACTGATAGCCTATGATTTCGGCAATTTTATTGGCCCAGAAAATCTTACCACTTCCGGGAGGGCCGTATAAAATAATGCCTGCCGGTTTATTGATGCCCCAATCCTTAATCTGCTGTGGATTCAAAAAGGGTTCAAGAATAACTGATGTATAGAAAAATAAATCTCTGTATCCTATAAAATCTCTTTTCTGCAGGCTGGTTTTATGTCCAAAATAATTATATACAAATTGATAATTGCCACCTAACTTATTATCAATCCCATAACTTGAAATGGATGATTTGAAAAAGCCATTGTCAAAAATATTAGGATTATTATCCTTGATTACTTTCTCTACTTTCTCTTTTGGCTGATTGATAACTTCAGCAATCTGTTCTAAGGTCTTATTCTTATCCAGATCTTTTTCGTACAGCCTTAAAAAATC
This is a stretch of genomic DNA from Chryseobacterium tructae. It encodes these proteins:
- a CDS encoding NAD(P)/FAD-dependent oxidoreductase codes for the protein MISIWEQETFYRKRDIIIIGGGFSGLWTAISIKEQFPEKSVLIIERNRVPLGASTRNAGFACFGSLTEVIADSRKMGWEKTLDLVKMRFDGLQKIRQYFKNDEIDFEGNGGYEILNNDEPLLYINEVNDKLKSITGLEETYSLNQDKIKEFGLGKSQFLVENPCEGGLHSGKLLQKLLEKCYELKIEFLFGTEVKEIQETRNEVSVHFSDGVFVNGDQLIHCTNAFSSKFLEKEDIVPARGQILLTEPIENLKLKGTFHYDEGFYYFRNVGNRVLLGGGRNQDFKTEETIAFETTEFLQDHLENFLREVILPDQDFKVALRWSGIMAMGSDKTPIVKQVSDRQFCAVRLSGMGVALAPKIGETVRKMMGLR
- a CDS encoding ATP-binding protein — encoded protein: MKLIELAEELNVSAEAIKQFIQDFDLELVDCISTNFDVKEDFEKFARENIDFLRLYEKDLDKNKTLEQIAEVINQPKEKVEKVIKDNNPNIFDNGFFKSSISSYGIDNKLGGNYQFVYNYFGHKTSLQKRDFIGYRDLFFYTSVILEPFLNPQQIKDWGINKPAGIILYGPPGSGKIFWANKIAEIIGYQFKEVKKHYLSTSLIDGNQINFSDFLLSMLKENKMLLFLDDFDEIMMQRKADTDVASCNLEAQELILHYIGKFEKEGVLMVGSANSVSEIDEEILAPGRFDVMIPIFPPNASERSEIILYAMTRGLEEDSLLYKILKNNKADKIPFWHDAASRMKAFSNTMLIDFTQSLKKRIKNLYQRTRNEKLKIDQNLINGALRDAAAKLTEEYLDQVARFLADAIINNFDEFHFRIQALKSELETYKIVEEPRRAIGFHHNGEKEN